Proteins encoded by one window of Synechococcus sp. WH 7805:
- a CDS encoding ComF family protein: MLTPLKDCLKDLLTTLCCPRCKREIERCPRQGPFCLACWQRFALPARGLHGIRPYRWMAAGWYEGELRNLILQLRCHPDRRLLHALTEGLGAALPNDAVLVPIPGWKAESRSNPLPLMICRSLQRTTRSLLKRSRPTVGQHHLNRQQRMTNQRGSFVVDPGVAISRAVLSTEERAPDLWLVDDILTSGATALAAMDALNVRRMTVSGVICLGRTPLGRTR, translated from the coding sequence TTGCTGACTCCCCTCAAGGACTGCCTGAAGGATCTGCTCACCACGCTCTGTTGCCCGCGCTGCAAAAGGGAGATTGAACGTTGTCCTCGACAAGGACCGTTCTGTCTGGCCTGCTGGCAACGCTTTGCCCTTCCTGCTCGAGGATTGCATGGAATTCGTCCCTACCGCTGGATGGCGGCGGGATGGTACGAGGGAGAGCTGCGCAATCTGATCCTGCAGCTGCGGTGCCATCCGGATCGCCGTCTTCTTCATGCACTCACCGAGGGCCTCGGTGCAGCCCTGCCAAACGATGCCGTTCTGGTTCCCATCCCCGGCTGGAAAGCCGAGTCCAGAAGCAACCCACTGCCCTTGATGATCTGTCGATCCCTGCAGCGGACCACCCGATCGCTGCTGAAGCGTTCACGTCCAACCGTCGGTCAGCACCATCTCAACCGGCAGCAGAGGATGACGAATCAACGGGGAAGCTTTGTTGTAGACCCAGGGGTAGCGATCTCTCGAGCAGTTCTTAGCACCGAAGAGAGAGCGCCGGACCTTTGGCTTGTGGATGACATCCTCACCAGTGGAGCCACGGCCCTTGCTGCCATGGATGCCCTGAACGTCCGGAGAATGACGGTCAGTGGAGTGATCTGCCTGGGCAGAACGCCCCTCGGACGCACACGGTGA
- a CDS encoding HAD family hydrolase → MAHFNLRGQSIGPIDGVLFDKDGTLSHSEPQLKSLADARIEEAKRQFSAQGASSADIGELEELLVRTYGRNREGVLPDGTLAVASRQHNILSTATVFAQMGLGWPKALLMAEDVFNCVDVQWQAKHPNGHPVSMLPAAFTMLRSLREAGVICAVISNDTTDGIQAFLRHHNLTDMFAAVWSAECWPCKPDPAAVHALCAQLNLSVDRCALIGDADTDLLMAKRAGIGAAIGYVAGWHRSPDLTAHDHLIHHWQDLTLEKPSGQP, encoded by the coding sequence TTGGCTCATTTCAACCTCCGGGGCCAAAGCATTGGTCCCATCGACGGGGTGCTGTTCGACAAGGACGGCACCCTTTCTCACAGCGAGCCTCAGCTCAAGAGCCTGGCCGATGCTCGGATCGAAGAAGCCAAGCGTCAGTTCTCGGCTCAGGGAGCGTCGAGCGCGGACATCGGCGAACTTGAAGAGTTGCTGGTTCGCACCTACGGACGTAACCGAGAGGGGGTTCTGCCAGACGGAACCTTGGCTGTGGCCTCAAGACAGCACAACATCCTGAGCACAGCCACGGTGTTCGCACAAATGGGCCTGGGTTGGCCTAAGGCTTTGCTGATGGCGGAAGACGTTTTTAATTGTGTTGATGTCCAGTGGCAGGCAAAGCATCCCAATGGACATCCCGTTTCCATGCTGCCGGCAGCCTTCACCATGCTTCGATCGCTGAGGGAGGCCGGTGTGATCTGCGCGGTGATCAGCAATGACACCACCGATGGCATCCAAGCATTTCTGCGGCATCACAATCTCACCGACATGTTTGCGGCGGTATGGAGTGCTGAGTGCTGGCCGTGCAAGCCAGATCCAGCTGCAGTCCACGCACTGTGTGCACAACTGAATCTATCGGTCGATCGCTGCGCTCTGATTGGCGATGCCGACACCGATCTGTTGATGGCCAAACGTGCAGGCATCGGAGCCGCTATTGGCTACGTGGCAGGTTGGCATCGCTCCCCTGATCTCACGGCTCATGACCATCTGATTCATCACTGGCAAGACCTCACCTTGGAGAAGCCATCAGGACAACCATGA
- a CDS encoding 2Fe-2S iron-sulfur cluster-binding protein: MPVIRFVREGRDVECYPGENLRDVALREGIQLYGLKGQLGNCGGCGQCITCFVEVKGDQAAANSLSGRTAVEDSKLRRRPGSWRLACQALVERSVVILTRPQVSMGDQRRRIEAALSAPLPPGPTAWPVVESSEDDDEGAGDDEDLQKQSSTDAPATPGDEP; encoded by the coding sequence ATGCCTGTGATCCGGTTTGTACGTGAAGGTCGCGACGTGGAGTGCTATCCGGGAGAGAACCTCCGCGACGTGGCTCTTAGGGAGGGAATACAGCTGTATGGCCTGAAAGGCCAGCTGGGGAACTGTGGTGGATGTGGGCAGTGCATTACCTGTTTTGTTGAGGTCAAAGGGGATCAGGCGGCCGCCAACTCCCTCTCTGGCCGAACAGCTGTAGAGGATTCCAAGCTCCGCCGCCGGCCTGGTAGTTGGAGACTCGCCTGCCAGGCTCTCGTTGAACGTTCCGTTGTCATCCTCACAAGGCCGCAGGTGTCGATGGGTGATCAGCGCCGACGCATTGAGGCGGCTCTCAGTGCACCTCTACCGCCAGGGCCCACGGCATGGCCTGTGGTGGAAAGCAGTGAGGATGACGATGAAGGGGCTGGCGATGATGAGGATCTTCAAAAGCAGTCATCCACAGACGCTCCTGCTACACCCGGTGACGAGCCGTGA
- a CDS encoding FGGY-family carbohydrate kinase, with the protein MANTPLALGIDLGTSGVRIAVIDSSRSLLFSAATLYRQGLQAPSDWIQAVTELIPSIPTPLRRQLGAVAVDGTSGTLLACTHQGDPLGDALPYHQACPEQIEKVRDLIAEDGPACSASSSLARALRLLQHHRQPVLLRHQADWVHGWLLQDWRWGEEGNNIRLGWLLQRQCWPESFHAEPWMASLPDIRPSGSPLGTISKERSKDLDLPDDLLVVAGTTDANAAVLTADAADDEGITVLGSTLVIKRFMDEPLRPGAGTSTHRVGGRWLGGGASNSGGAVLLQVFPGIDLTELSRQIDPEASSGLDLRPLACKGERFPVDDPAQEPVLTPRPVSDALYLHGLLEGLSRIERDGWQRLQQLGAPAPKRLVTLGGGARNPQWRRLRERMLGLPIRSCTTPPAAGVARLALTALQQKAAAASHSE; encoded by the coding sequence ATGGCGAACACGCCGCTTGCCCTCGGCATCGACCTGGGAACAAGTGGCGTGAGGATCGCCGTGATCGATTCCAGCCGGTCGCTGCTGTTCAGCGCCGCCACCCTCTACCGCCAGGGTCTGCAGGCACCGTCTGACTGGATTCAGGCTGTGACAGAGCTCATTCCATCCATCCCCACGCCGCTCCGCAGGCAACTGGGGGCTGTCGCCGTGGATGGAACCTCCGGCACGCTGCTCGCCTGCACCCATCAGGGGGACCCCCTTGGCGACGCACTGCCGTACCACCAGGCCTGTCCAGAACAGATCGAGAAAGTGCGTGATCTGATCGCCGAGGACGGTCCTGCCTGCAGCGCAAGTAGCAGCCTGGCCCGTGCCCTGAGGTTGCTGCAACACCATCGGCAACCGGTCTTGCTGAGACACCAGGCTGATTGGGTGCATGGGTGGCTTCTCCAGGATTGGCGCTGGGGAGAAGAAGGCAACAACATCAGGCTGGGCTGGCTTTTGCAACGCCAGTGCTGGCCGGAAAGCTTTCACGCAGAACCGTGGATGGCGTCGTTGCCCGACATCCGTCCCAGCGGATCGCCTCTGGGAACGATTTCAAAAGAGCGCTCCAAAGACCTCGACTTACCCGATGACCTGCTCGTGGTCGCGGGCACCACGGATGCCAACGCCGCGGTGCTGACGGCAGATGCAGCAGACGATGAAGGCATCACCGTGCTGGGAAGCACCTTGGTGATCAAGCGATTCATGGATGAGCCACTCAGGCCTGGGGCCGGCACCTCCACGCACCGAGTGGGTGGCCGCTGGCTTGGAGGTGGAGCGTCGAACAGTGGAGGCGCCGTGCTCCTTCAGGTGTTTCCAGGCATCGACCTAACAGAGCTGAGCCGTCAGATCGATCCCGAAGCATCCAGCGGGCTTGATCTACGACCGCTGGCTTGCAAAGGAGAACGCTTCCCGGTGGATGATCCAGCCCAGGAGCCCGTGCTCACGCCTCGCCCCGTGAGTGATGCGCTCTATCTCCATGGACTGCTCGAAGGTCTCAGCAGAATTGAACGAGATGGTTGGCAGCGCTTGCAGCAACTCGGGGCTCCAGCCCCCAAAAGGCTCGTGACGCTGGGAGGGGGTGCCAGAAATCCGCAATGGCGTCGCCTTCGCGAACGAATGCTGGGACTGCCGATCCGCAGCTGCACCACCCCCCCGGCTGCAGGAGTGGCCCGTCTGGCGCTCACCGCTCTGCAACAAAAGGCCGCTGCGGCGAGCCATTCCGAGTGA
- a CDS encoding DUF2470 domain-containing protein, producing the protein MAADPLTPEVSDRICRHMNDDHSDAVLRYAHHYGGVPSATAATMKEVTANAMTLDVDDQAVRIPFDHVLTDSEDAHRTLVAMLRAMPAPVTGGES; encoded by the coding sequence ATGGCTGCCGACCCTCTCACTCCTGAAGTCAGCGACCGCATCTGCCGTCATATGAATGACGACCACAGCGATGCCGTGCTGCGCTACGCCCACCATTACGGCGGGGTTCCATCCGCAACAGCGGCAACAATGAAAGAGGTCACAGCTAACGCGATGACCTTGGACGTGGATGACCAGGCCGTGCGAATCCCCTTCGATCATGTACTGACTGACAGCGAAGATGCGCACAGAACCCTGGTGGCCATGCTCCGGGCCATGCCAGCGCCTGTGACTGGAGGGGAATCCTGA
- a CDS encoding chromophore lyase CpcT/CpeT, with the protein MGKEAVIETTMNEALIRLIRSLSASFSNQEQAFENPPLYGNILVRLRPLPQLDPGSLLLEQAYAIASNEPYRVRVLQPTVCPTRGLLILNYAIRDDQRFWGSVEDPQRRSQLTAADLTLLEGCSYQVRETDEGFRGEVEPGCRCLVTRRGKTSYLVSSFELTDDGMSTIDRGYDPATHEHLWGSIAGPFQFKRTDDHSAEIPHHWVTDLKNTGGTVLGNGEDR; encoded by the coding sequence ATGGGGAAAGAAGCTGTGATCGAGACCACGATGAATGAGGCCCTTATCCGGTTGATCCGAAGCCTCAGCGCCAGCTTCAGCAACCAAGAACAAGCGTTTGAAAACCCGCCTCTTTACGGCAACATTTTGGTCCGGCTACGCCCTCTGCCCCAGCTGGATCCGGGATCTCTCTTGCTCGAGCAGGCCTACGCCATCGCCTCAAACGAGCCCTACCGAGTTCGGGTGCTGCAGCCGACCGTCTGCCCGACGCGTGGCCTGTTGATCCTGAACTACGCGATCCGCGACGATCAGCGCTTCTGGGGCAGTGTCGAAGACCCACAGCGACGCAGCCAGCTCACGGCAGCCGATCTCACCTTGCTGGAAGGGTGCTCATACCAAGTGCGCGAAACGGATGAGGGGTTCCGTGGCGAGGTTGAACCTGGATGCCGATGCCTGGTAACCCGGCGGGGGAAAACCTCGTATCTCGTGAGCAGCTTTGAGCTCACGGATGACGGGATGAGCACCATCGACAGGGGATACGACCCGGCGACACACGAGCATCTATGGGGATCGATCGCAGGTCCGTTCCAGTTCAAACGCACGGACGATCACAGCGCTGAGATCCCTCATCACTGGGTCACTGATCTCAAGAACACCGGCGGTACTGTGTTGGGCAATGGGGAGGACAGGTGA
- the psbB gene encoding photosystem II chlorophyll-binding protein CP47: protein MGLPWYRVHTVVINDPGRLLAVHLMHTALVAGWAGSMALYELAIFDPSDPVLNPMWRQGMFVMPFMARLGVTDSWGGWSITGATGVDPGFWSFEGVAAAHIVFSGLLMLAAIWHWTYWDLEIWQDPRTGEPALDLPKIFGIHLLLAGLGCFGFGAFHLTGVFGPGMWISDPYGITGHLEPVQPSWGPEGFNPFNPGGIVAHHIAAGIVGIIAGIFHITTRPSERLYKALRMGNIETVLASAIAAVFFAAFIVAGTMWYGAAATPIELFGPTRYQWDQSYFKTEINRRVQTAMDQGATAAEAYASIPEKLAFYDYVGNSPAKGGLFRVGPMVNGDGLPTGWLGHISFTDKEGRDLQVRRLPNFFENFPVILEDSDGIVRGDIPFRRAEAKYSFEQQGITATVFGGALDGQTFTDPAEVKRLARKAQLGEAFEFDRETYNSDGTFRSSPRGWFTFGHATFALLFFFGHIWHGARTLYRDVFAGIDPDLGEQVEFGLFQKLGDRSTRRLPDGFVPPAGTPLS, encoded by the coding sequence ATGGGATTGCCCTGGTATCGGGTGCACACCGTCGTCATCAACGACCCCGGCCGTCTCTTGGCCGTGCACCTCATGCACACTGCCCTCGTTGCCGGCTGGGCCGGCTCGATGGCCCTTTATGAACTTGCCATCTTCGATCCGTCCGACCCTGTTCTGAACCCAATGTGGCGTCAGGGCATGTTCGTGATGCCCTTCATGGCACGCCTTGGCGTGACCGACAGCTGGGGTGGTTGGAGCATCACCGGTGCCACCGGTGTTGATCCAGGTTTCTGGAGTTTCGAAGGTGTTGCCGCCGCTCACATCGTGTTCAGCGGACTGCTGATGCTTGCTGCCATCTGGCACTGGACCTACTGGGACCTCGAGATCTGGCAAGACCCCCGCACCGGGGAGCCTGCTCTCGACCTTCCCAAGATTTTCGGTATTCACCTCCTCCTCGCTGGTCTTGGTTGCTTCGGTTTCGGAGCGTTCCACCTCACCGGTGTGTTCGGTCCTGGCATGTGGATCTCAGACCCATACGGCATCACAGGTCACCTCGAACCGGTGCAACCTTCATGGGGTCCTGAAGGATTTAACCCCTTCAACCCTGGGGGCATCGTCGCTCACCACATTGCCGCCGGAATCGTTGGCATCATTGCTGGAATTTTCCACATCACGACGCGTCCCTCTGAGCGCCTCTACAAAGCGCTGCGGATGGGCAACATCGAAACGGTGCTTGCTAGTGCGATTGCAGCGGTGTTCTTCGCTGCCTTCATCGTTGCCGGCACCATGTGGTACGGAGCAGCTGCCACCCCGATCGAGCTATTCGGCCCCACCCGTTACCAGTGGGACCAGAGCTATTTCAAAACAGAAATCAACCGTCGCGTTCAAACGGCGATGGACCAAGGCGCCACTGCAGCCGAAGCGTACGCTTCGATTCCAGAGAAGCTTGCTTTCTACGACTACGTCGGCAACAGTCCTGCCAAGGGCGGTCTGTTCCGCGTCGGCCCGATGGTGAACGGTGACGGTCTTCCCACTGGATGGCTCGGCCACATCTCCTTCACAGACAAAGAGGGAAGGGATCTCCAGGTCAGACGCCTTCCCAACTTCTTCGAGAACTTCCCCGTCATTCTTGAAGACAGCGATGGAATCGTTCGTGGAGACATTCCCTTCCGCCGTGCGGAAGCGAAATACTCGTTCGAACAGCAAGGAATCACCGCAACAGTGTTTGGTGGTGCCCTCGATGGACAAACCTTCACGGACCCTGCTGAAGTGAAGCGTCTTGCTCGCAAGGCTCAACTTGGTGAAGCGTTCGAGTTTGATCGGGAGACCTACAACTCCGACGGAACGTTCCGCAGTTCACCGCGTGGCTGGTTCACCTTCGGACACGCCACCTTTGCACTGCTGTTCTTCTTCGGGCATATCTGGCACGGTGCTCGTACTCTGTACCGCGATGTGTTTGCCGGTATCGATCCAGACCTCGGTGAACAGGTGGAATTCGGCCTCTTCCAAAAATTGGGAGACCGTTCCACCCGTCGTCTGCCCGATGGTTTTGTGCCACCGGCCGGAACCCCTCTCAGCTAA
- a CDS encoding phycobilisome rod-core linker polypeptide, producing the protein MALQLLEYPLTSQNQRVGDLGGLTSELNRATFPSRDDRNAQIEKAYRQIFFHAMKCDRDVNLESQFRDGSITTRDFIRGLLLSRRFQEGYVSCNTNYRLVDQVIGRVLGRPVHGQSERISWSIVIAQKGFSGFVDAVLDSTEYLDAFGYDDVPAHRSRVIPGAPTGEMPIYQRFPRYGRDHRDMLWEQKLLTKDELNQLPTWMQKPPAWAKKFWLGLALVGSVEILRILVIVAGSMLSTR; encoded by the coding sequence ATGGCACTTCAGCTCCTGGAGTACCCGTTGACAAGCCAAAACCAGCGCGTCGGGGATTTGGGTGGCCTGACGTCCGAACTCAATCGGGCAACCTTTCCGAGCCGCGACGATCGCAACGCTCAGATTGAAAAGGCCTACCGGCAAATCTTCTTCCATGCGATGAAGTGCGACCGGGACGTCAACCTGGAGTCACAGTTCCGTGATGGCAGCATCACCACCCGTGACTTCATCCGCGGCCTGCTGCTCTCGAGGAGGTTCCAGGAAGGCTATGTCTCCTGCAACACCAATTACCGCCTAGTCGATCAGGTGATAGGACGCGTGCTAGGGCGTCCGGTTCACGGCCAGAGCGAGCGGATCAGTTGGTCAATCGTGATCGCCCAAAAAGGCTTCAGCGGTTTTGTGGATGCTGTCTTGGACAGCACTGAATATCTCGATGCCTTTGGATATGACGACGTACCAGCCCATCGATCAAGGGTGATTCCTGGCGCTCCTACAGGAGAGATGCCGATCTACCAGCGCTTCCCTCGCTATGGCCGCGACCACAGGGACATGCTGTGGGAGCAGAAGCTGCTGACAAAAGATGAGCTCAACCAGCTTCCCACCTGGATGCAGAAGCCACCGGCATGGGCGAAGAAATTCTGGTTGGGCTTGGCCTTGGTCGGCAGTGTGGAAATCCTGCGAATCCTCGTCATCGTGGCAGGCTCGATGCTCAGCACTCGTTGA
- the psbM gene encoding photosystem II reaction center protein PsbM: METNDLGFVASLLFVLVPTVFLIILFIQTNSREG, from the coding sequence ATGGAAACCAACGACCTCGGTTTCGTGGCCAGCCTGCTGTTTGTGCTTGTGCCGACCGTTTTCTTGATCATTCTGTTTATCCAAACCAACAGCAGGGAGGGTTGA
- the metK gene encoding methionine adenosyltransferase, translated as MSRYVFTSESVTEGHPDKICDQVSDAVLDALLAQDSSSRVACETVVNTGLCMITGEVTSKAQVDFIHLVRDVIREIGYSGARAGGFDANSCAVLVALDQQSPDIAQGVDEADDHEGDPLDKVGAGDQGIMFGYACNETPELMPLPISLAHRLSRRLAEVRHNGTLDYLLPDGKTQVSVVYENDKPVAIDTILISTQHTAEVAGMNDEQQVRERISDDLWTHVVEPATADLPLKPSKDSTRYLVNPTGKFVVGGPQGDAGLTGRKIIVDTYGGYARHGGGAFSGKDPTKVDRSAAYAARYVAKCLVSAGLAQRAEVQLSYAIGVAKPVSILVESFGTGKVSNAELTELVQQHFDLRPGAIIQQFKLREMPSLSGGRFYRDTAAYGHFGRPDLKLPWEDVEDKASTLLQAEASRLQQGNTL; from the coding sequence ATGAGTCGCTACGTCTTCACCTCAGAATCGGTCACAGAAGGACATCCCGATAAAATCTGTGATCAGGTGAGTGATGCCGTTCTCGACGCCCTGCTGGCCCAAGACAGCAGCAGCCGAGTGGCCTGTGAAACGGTGGTCAATACCGGGCTTTGCATGATCACGGGTGAAGTGACCTCCAAAGCACAGGTCGATTTCATCCATCTGGTGCGCGATGTCATTCGAGAGATCGGTTACAGCGGTGCCAGGGCCGGCGGATTCGATGCCAACAGCTGTGCCGTTCTCGTCGCGCTCGATCAACAGTCGCCCGACATCGCCCAAGGTGTCGATGAAGCAGACGACCACGAGGGAGATCCTCTCGACAAAGTCGGCGCCGGCGATCAGGGCATCATGTTCGGATACGCCTGCAACGAGACCCCGGAGCTGATGCCGTTGCCGATCAGCCTGGCGCACCGGTTGTCACGTCGGTTGGCCGAAGTGCGTCACAACGGCACCCTGGATTACCTGCTTCCAGATGGCAAGACTCAGGTGAGCGTGGTCTATGAGAACGACAAGCCTGTTGCCATTGACACGATCCTGATCTCAACGCAGCACACCGCTGAGGTTGCTGGAATGAACGACGAACAGCAGGTTCGCGAACGCATCAGCGACGACCTTTGGACCCACGTGGTGGAGCCTGCAACGGCCGACCTTCCGCTGAAGCCTTCCAAAGACTCCACGCGCTATCTGGTAAATCCCACAGGAAAATTCGTGGTGGGTGGGCCACAGGGTGACGCTGGGCTCACAGGCCGAAAGATCATCGTGGACACCTACGGAGGATATGCCCGTCATGGCGGTGGAGCCTTCTCCGGGAAAGACCCCACAAAAGTGGACCGTTCAGCAGCTTATGCAGCTCGGTACGTGGCCAAATGCCTTGTGTCTGCAGGACTTGCACAACGCGCTGAAGTGCAGCTCAGCTATGCCATCGGGGTGGCCAAGCCGGTCTCGATCCTGGTGGAATCCTTTGGAACCGGCAAGGTTTCGAATGCGGAACTCACCGAATTGGTGCAACAGCACTTTGACCTGCGTCCGGGAGCCATCATCCAGCAATTCAAATTGCGTGAGATGCCCTCGTTGAGTGGAGGACGCTTCTACCGCGATACCGCTGCCTATGGCCACTTCGGCCGTCCCGACCTGAAGCTGCCCTGGGAAGACGTCGAAGACAAAGCATCAACCCTGCTTCAGGCTGAAGCCAGCCGTCTTCAACAGGGCAACACCCTCTGA
- a CDS encoding universal stress protein — MFKNLLIADSGKGHVEEMVRMLRDLPAFQTARVNLLHVVSEQSKDNSDQHWTTAGSLLAKAVEKLGLNPGDVNSIIRQGDAKQTVLKVADELDADLIVMGSRGLGRLQSILANSASQYVFQLSTRPMLLVRDDLYVRHINRVLVTIDGTGVGDDALRLACEMVRDIPGGQLTGVHVSRTEPTPSRGASGSSDTLLDQAVQRARMLGVTLNPLHVTDADVGKGVCRAAETIQADLVVLASQDRRPLVARGLVDLDKLLGGSVSDYIRVHAPAPVLLVREPERS, encoded by the coding sequence GTGTTCAAGAACCTGTTGATCGCCGATTCCGGCAAAGGCCACGTCGAGGAAATGGTCCGCATGCTGCGTGACCTGCCCGCGTTTCAGACAGCGAGGGTGAATTTGCTGCACGTGGTGTCCGAACAGAGCAAGGACAACTCAGACCAGCACTGGACCACGGCTGGCAGCCTGTTGGCCAAGGCCGTTGAAAAGCTGGGCCTCAACCCAGGTGACGTGAATTCGATCATCCGGCAGGGAGACGCCAAACAAACCGTTCTCAAGGTGGCTGACGAACTGGACGCGGATCTGATTGTGATGGGCTCCCGCGGCCTGGGACGCCTGCAGTCGATCCTTGCCAATAGCGCCAGTCAGTACGTTTTTCAGCTATCGACGCGCCCCATGCTGTTGGTCCGCGACGACCTTTATGTGCGGCATATCAATCGGGTCTTGGTGACCATCGACGGCACTGGCGTTGGGGACGACGCCCTTCGGCTGGCCTGCGAAATGGTGAGGGATATCCCCGGGGGACAACTCACAGGCGTTCACGTTTCACGGACTGAACCGACCCCATCGCGAGGGGCCTCAGGGTCCAGTGACACACTGCTCGACCAAGCCGTCCAGAGGGCACGCATGCTCGGAGTAACACTTAACCCTCTGCATGTCACGGATGCGGATGTGGGCAAAGGGGTTTGCCGAGCCGCAGAAACAATCCAAGCCGATCTAGTTGTGCTCGCCTCTCAAGATCGACGCCCGCTCGTAGCAAGGGGTTTGGTTGATCTCGACAAGCTTCTGGGTGGATCCGTCAGTGACTACATCAGAGTGCATGCCCCTGCGCCAGTGTTGCTCGTACGCGAACCAGAGAGGAGCTAA
- the nrdR gene encoding transcriptional regulator NrdR, with amino-acid sequence MQCPSCQNTDSRVLESRAADGGRSVRRRRECLNCEFRFTTYERVETVPITVIKRNGNREAFSRSKLLHGLSRACEKTGLAPERLETIVDDLELILQQRNGREVSSHDIGELVLEQLKGLSEVAYIRFASVYRQFSGVSDFVATLEGINASKTRIEALV; translated from the coding sequence ATGCAATGCCCTTCCTGTCAAAACACAGATAGCCGGGTGCTCGAGTCACGAGCAGCTGATGGCGGTCGCAGTGTGCGTCGACGCAGGGAATGCTTGAACTGTGAATTCCGCTTCACGACCTACGAACGAGTAGAAACCGTTCCAATCACTGTGATCAAACGGAATGGAAACCGGGAAGCATTCAGTCGCAGCAAGCTTCTTCACGGACTTAGTCGTGCGTGCGAAAAAACAGGACTGGCTCCTGAACGGCTCGAAACGATCGTGGATGATCTGGAATTGATCTTGCAGCAACGCAATGGTCGTGAAGTCTCCAGCCATGACATCGGAGAACTGGTGCTCGAGCAGCTCAAGGGATTGAGCGAAGTCGCTTATATCCGCTTCGCATCGGTGTATAGACAATTCAGTGGTGTCAGTGATTTCGTCGCCACGCTCGAAGGCATCAACGCTTCCAAGACCCGCATAGAAGCTCTGGTTTAA
- a CDS encoding 30S ribosomal protein S1, which translates to MTVTSTDPVQDPAVETAETLTNVPEAAAEMAADQADFGTDEDLSIPEDIPTADDPSSRAANRDMDNAGFTLDEFAALLSKYDYNFKPGDIVNGTVFALESKGAMIDIGAKTAAFMPLQEVSINRVEGLSDVLQPGEIREFFIMSEENEDGQLSLSIRRIEYQRAWERVRQLQKEDATIYSEVFATNRGGALVRVEGLRGFIPGSHISTRKPKEELVADFLPLKFLEVDEERNRLVLSHRRALVERKMNRLEVGEVVVGTVRGIKPYGAFIDIGGVSGLLHISEISHEHIETPHSVLNVNDQMKVMIIDLDAERGRISLSTKALEPEPGDMLTDPQKVFEKAEEMAARYKQMLLEQAEEGEEPLGSMMV; encoded by the coding sequence ATGACTGTCACCTCCACTGATCCCGTTCAGGATCCTGCTGTGGAAACGGCTGAAACCCTCACCAACGTGCCCGAAGCAGCAGCCGAGATGGCAGCCGACCAGGCAGATTTCGGCACGGATGAAGATCTCAGCATCCCCGAAGACATCCCCACCGCCGACGACCCCAGCAGTCGTGCAGCGAATCGGGACATGGACAACGCCGGCTTCACGCTGGATGAGTTTGCAGCCCTTCTCAGCAAGTACGACTACAACTTCAAGCCGGGCGACATCGTGAACGGCACGGTGTTTGCCCTGGAATCGAAGGGCGCCATGATCGACATCGGCGCGAAAACTGCGGCTTTCATGCCTCTTCAAGAAGTCTCGATCAACCGGGTGGAAGGGTTGAGCGACGTACTTCAGCCGGGCGAGATCCGCGAGTTCTTCATCATGAGTGAGGAGAACGAAGATGGTCAGCTCTCACTCTCCATCCGCAGAATTGAATATCAGCGCGCCTGGGAACGGGTTCGCCAACTCCAGAAGGAAGATGCCACGATCTATTCCGAGGTGTTTGCCACAAACCGCGGTGGTGCCTTGGTGCGTGTTGAAGGTCTCCGTGGATTCATCCCTGGGTCTCACATCAGCACCAGAAAGCCCAAGGAAGAGCTGGTCGCCGATTTCCTTCCACTGAAATTCCTCGAAGTCGACGAAGAGCGCAATCGCCTCGTGCTCAGTCACCGCCGCGCGCTGGTGGAACGGAAGATGAATCGCCTGGAAGTGGGCGAAGTTGTGGTGGGTACCGTTCGTGGCATCAAGCCCTACGGCGCTTTCATCGACATCGGCGGTGTCAGTGGCCTGCTTCACATCTCTGAAATCAGCCACGAACACATCGAGACTCCCCACTCGGTTCTCAATGTGAACGATCAGATGAAGGTGATGATTATCGATCTCGATGCCGAGCGTGGACGCATCTCGCTGTCGACCAAAGCCCTCGAGCCAGAGCCCGGCGACATGCTCACCGATCCTCAGAAAGTGTTCGAGAAGGCCGAAGAGATGGCCGCCCGTTACAAGCAGATGTTGCTTGAACAAGCCGAAGAAGGCGAAGAACCCCTGGGCTCGATGATGGTCTGA
- a CDS encoding photosystem II reaction center protein T: protein MESFAYILILTLAIATLFFAIAFRDPPKIGK from the coding sequence ATGGAAAGCTTTGCTTACATCCTCATCCTCACCCTTGCGATTGCCACTCTCTTCTTTGCTATCGCCTTCCGCGATCCACCGAAGATCGGCAAGTAG